In Proteiniborus sp. DW1, one DNA window encodes the following:
- a CDS encoding ABC transporter permease has translation MFIHNYLYRLKCIVRDKQIMFWTLLFPIVLAILFNLALRNIHSTENFTEIKVGIVDDDEYRKNTAFINVIEAVSSSDNSTGTKNLFHVIYTSMEEADKLLEDNKIKGYIYFEDEIKLVVKKSGIDQSIIKGFIDDFVQTSSTVLTIINKDPDAINDGLLNNVADRTDYLKEITVSKSAPNTFVNYFYTLIAMACLYGGFWGLKEVTAIQADLSPQGARVSVAPTHKVKLFLASMLAATTVQLGVIAVLLGYLTIILKIDFGNQLGYIALTCIIGTFTGVTFGTCITTVVKKSEGLRIGILIGLSMIMSFLSGMMYDKMKYIVSTKVPILGYINPANLITDSFYSLYYYDTHTRYFKDIALLCIIAGIFSLITYLVIRRQKYASL, from the coding sequence ATGTTTATACATAACTACCTATACAGGTTAAAATGTATAGTAAGGGATAAGCAAATTATGTTCTGGACACTACTATTTCCTATAGTTTTAGCTATATTGTTTAATTTGGCCCTTAGAAATATACACAGTACAGAAAATTTTACTGAAATAAAAGTGGGAATAGTTGATGACGATGAGTATAGAAAGAATACAGCTTTTATCAATGTAATTGAAGCTGTATCAAGCTCTGACAATAGCACAGGTACAAAAAATCTATTTCATGTTATCTATACATCAATGGAAGAAGCTGACAAACTTCTTGAAGATAACAAAATTAAAGGCTACATTTATTTTGAAGATGAAATAAAGCTAGTAGTAAAGAAATCTGGTATAGATCAGAGCATCATAAAAGGATTCATAGACGATTTTGTTCAAACTAGTTCTACAGTTTTGACAATAATAAATAAAGACCCTGATGCAATTAATGATGGACTATTGAATAATGTAGCAGATAGAACTGACTACCTTAAAGAGATCACTGTAAGTAAATCAGCTCCAAATACTTTTGTAAACTACTTTTACACATTAATTGCTATGGCATGTCTATACGGAGGCTTTTGGGGATTAAAGGAGGTTACTGCTATCCAAGCTGATCTTTCTCCACAGGGAGCAAGAGTTAGTGTAGCACCTACTCATAAGGTAAAGTTGTTCTTAGCATCTATGCTGGCTGCTACTACTGTGCAATTAGGGGTGATAGCTGTTTTACTAGGCTATTTGACTATAATATTAAAAATTGACTTTGGAAATCAACTGGGATATATAGCATTAACTTGCATAATAGGCACATTTACAGGAGTTACCTTTGGAACTTGTATTACCACAGTAGTGAAAAAAAGTGAGGGACTTAGAATAGGAATTCTTATTGGGCTTTCTATGATTATGTCATTTTTATCAGGAATGATGTATGACAAGATGAAGTATATTGTCAGCACAAAGGTTCCTATATTAGGTTATATTAACCCAGCTAACTTAATAACTGATAGCTTTTACTCCTTATATTATTATGATACTCATACAAGATACTTCAAAGATATTGCCTTACTTTGCATTATTGCAGGAATTTTTAGTTTAATTACTTATTTGGTAATAAGGAGGCAGAAATATGCAAGTCTATAA
- a CDS encoding response regulator transcription factor — MKVVVVDDDNLVCLALKTILEAEENISVVGIGHNGKEAIELYNSLNPDILLMDIRMELMSGIDAGEAILNKDKNAKILFLTTFSDDEYIVKALRMGAKGYIIKQNFECIVPALKAVFMGQSVFGDDIVSKIPSLINGSETTDFSKYGITEKELEIITAVAEGLSNREIANKLYLSEGTVRNSLSTILSKLDLRDRTQLAIFYYKNK; from the coding sequence ATGAAAGTAGTGGTAGTGGATGATGACAACTTAGTATGTTTGGCTCTTAAAACTATACTAGAAGCAGAAGAAAATATTTCTGTAGTAGGTATAGGACATAACGGAAAAGAGGCTATAGAGCTTTATAATAGCTTAAATCCTGATATTCTGTTAATGGATATAAGAATGGAGTTAATGTCTGGAATTGATGCAGGAGAAGCTATATTAAATAAAGATAAAAATGCAAAGATATTATTTCTAACTACTTTTTCAGATGATGAGTATATAGTTAAAGCACTTAGGATGGGAGCTAAGGGGTATATAATTAAGCAAAACTTTGAATGTATTGTACCTGCACTCAAGGCTGTGTTTATGGGACAAAGCGTTTTCGGCGATGACATTGTCTCGAAAATCCCGTCTTTAATTAATGGAAGCGAAACTACTGACTTTTCAAAGTATGGTATTACAGAAAAGGAATTAGAAATAATCACAGCTGTAGCTGAAGGCCTCAGCAATAGAGAAATAGCTAATAAGCTGTATCTAAGCGAGGGTACTGTTAGAAATAGCTTATCTACTATTTTATCCAAATTAGACCTCAGAGATAGGACACAGCTTGCTATATTTTATTACAAAAATAAGTAA
- a CDS encoding amidohydrolase produces MRTILRNGKFYIEKNNFQQAIFIENGIIKEVGTDEEILKNDADKIIDLQEKTVLPGFNDSHMHLLGVGEFMSSCNLTSAKSVDDVIELGRKFIKQNNRLTVLKGRGWNQDYFSTGERRLLTRFDLDKISTEIPIVFSRVCGHVAVGNTKALEILGIDENTNVDGGVIELGNDGKPNGIFNENALSLLYSVIPDKDNNAIMEDFIRAAEYALSLGITSVQSNDVSEDNFKNIFKIIHELNNNSKLKLRYYPQFNFQNINVFKEYLDTEFKTGIYDGKFLSRGALKLYKDGSLGARTALMLREYEDAPGTKGVAALSDEQLQALCDLATKNGITVVTHAIGNGAVESVINAYDKTMKDGKNPLRHGIVHCQITSMDQLERIARLNIPVMYQPIFLDYDTQIVEDRVGKELANTSYAFNTLKKLGAPISFSTDAPVEDCNPFPNIYCAVTRKRINGKPEGGFNPSEKMSIEDTIDAYTIGSAFNEFKEDFKGRLKPGYVADLIVLDSDIFTIDESYIKDIKVEKTMIDGKFVFER; encoded by the coding sequence TTGAGAACAATACTAAGGAATGGGAAGTTCTATATTGAGAAAAATAACTTTCAACAGGCAATATTCATTGAAAATGGCATTATCAAAGAAGTTGGTACTGATGAAGAGATTCTTAAAAATGACGCTGATAAGATAATAGACCTACAAGAGAAAACTGTTTTACCTGGCTTTAATGATAGTCACATGCATCTTTTAGGCGTTGGAGAATTTATGAGCTCATGCAATTTGACATCAGCAAAGTCAGTAGATGATGTTATAGAGTTAGGAAGAAAGTTTATTAAGCAAAATAATAGATTGACTGTTCTAAAAGGTAGAGGTTGGAACCAAGATTATTTCTCTACTGGTGAAAGGCGCCTATTGACACGCTTTGATTTGGACAAAATATCTACAGAGATTCCTATTGTCTTTAGTAGAGTATGCGGTCATGTGGCAGTAGGTAATACAAAAGCCCTAGAGATACTTGGTATAGATGAAAACACAAATGTTGATGGTGGAGTTATTGAACTTGGAAATGATGGAAAACCAAATGGAATATTTAATGAAAATGCCCTCAGCTTACTCTATTCTGTTATTCCTGATAAAGATAATAATGCAATAATGGAAGATTTTATTAGGGCAGCTGAATATGCATTGAGTCTAGGTATAACTTCTGTTCAATCAAATGATGTTTCTGAAGATAACTTTAAAAACATTTTTAAAATTATCCACGAATTAAATAATAATAGTAAGTTAAAATTAAGATATTATCCCCAATTTAATTTTCAAAATATAAATGTTTTCAAAGAATACCTAGATACTGAATTTAAAACAGGAATATATGATGGAAAGTTCTTATCACGTGGTGCTTTAAAGTTATATAAAGATGGTTCATTAGGAGCTAGAACAGCCTTAATGTTAAGAGAATATGAGGATGCTCCCGGGACTAAAGGTGTAGCAGCTTTGAGCGATGAACAACTACAAGCTTTATGTGACTTAGCCACAAAAAATGGGATTACAGTAGTTACTCATGCAATTGGTAATGGTGCTGTAGAAAGCGTAATAAATGCATATGATAAAACTATGAAGGATGGAAAGAACCCTCTTCGTCATGGAATAGTTCATTGTCAGATTACTAGCATGGACCAATTAGAGAGAATAGCTAGACTAAACATCCCTGTTATGTATCAGCCCATTTTTTTAGATTATGATACACAAATTGTTGAAGACCGTGTTGGTAAGGAATTAGCAAATACATCTTATGCATTTAATACTCTAAAAAAGCTAGGTGCTCCAATAAGCTTCAGTACTGATGCGCCAGTAGAAGACTGTAATCCTTTCCCTAATATTTATTGTGCTGTTACAAGAAAGAGAATTAATGGTAAGCCTGAAGGCGGATTCAACCCAAGTGAAAAAATGAGTATTGAAGATACTATAGATGCCTATACAATAGGAAGTGCTTTCAATGAATTTAAAGAGGACTTTAAAGGTAGGTTAAAACCAGGCTACGTTGCTGATTTAATAGTATTAGATAGTGACATATTTACCATAGATGAATCCTATATTAAGGATATTAAAGTAGAAAAGACAATGATAGATGGAAAATTTGTTTTTGAACGATAA
- a CDS encoding ABC transporter ATP-binding protein: MVIKVKNLVKRYDDLIALDHLNLEVKEGEIFGLLGPNGSGKTTAINCILSLLKYDKGTIEIYGKPMTPDAYDIKRNIGIIMQNVAVFEELNVYENIDYFCGMYITDKKKRRGLVDEAIDFVGLKDYRKFYPKKLSGGLLRRLNIACGIAHKPNLIILDEPTVAVDPQSRNNILEGIQRLNKEGATIVYTSHYMEEVEEICTRIAIMDKGKIIATGTNDELKDMINSGETITIEIFKFDKNILDDIRKFPHISSVDFNDSLLVVKSSKGKNNLVALLDYLKSKNIPIGKIYSEPPTLNDVFLEITGKELRD, from the coding sequence ATGGTTATAAAGGTTAAAAACCTAGTAAAAAGATATGATGATTTGATTGCATTAGATCATTTAAATCTAGAAGTAAAAGAAGGTGAAATTTTCGGACTTCTGGGACCAAATGGTTCTGGCAAAACCACAGCAATAAATTGTATATTATCACTATTGAAATATGATAAGGGGACCATAGAGATTTATGGCAAGCCTATGACGCCAGATGCCTATGATATTAAAAGGAATATAGGCATTATCATGCAGAATGTTGCAGTTTTTGAAGAGCTAAATGTTTATGAGAACATTGATTATTTCTGTGGGATGTATATTACAGATAAAAAGAAGCGGAGAGGGCTTGTAGATGAGGCTATAGACTTTGTTGGACTTAAGGATTATAGAAAGTTCTATCCCAAAAAGCTAAGTGGTGGATTACTTAGAAGATTAAACATTGCCTGTGGAATTGCTCATAAACCTAATCTAATCATTCTAGATGAACCTACAGTCGCAGTTGACCCTCAAAGCAGAAACAACATATTAGAAGGTATACAAAGACTTAATAAAGAGGGAGCAACAATAGTTTATACTTCCCACTACATGGAGGAAGTTGAGGAAATATGTACAAGAATAGCCATCATGGACAAAGGCAAAATAATAGCTACAGGAACTAATGATGAACTAAAGGATATGATAAATTCTGGTGAAACTATTACAATAGAAATTTTTAAGTTTGATAAAAACATATTAGATGATATTAGAAAATTTCCGCATATTTCATCTGTTGATTTTAACGACAGTTTACTAGTTGTAAAATCAAGTAAAGGAAAAAATAACTTAGTGGCTTTGTTAGACTATTTAAAATCTAAAAACATTCCTATTGGAAAAATTTATTCTGAACCACCTACATTAAACGATGTGTTTCTAGAAATAACTGGCAAAGAGCTTAGAGATTAA
- a CDS encoding heavy-metal-associated domain-containing protein: protein MKSATIQLETLACPSCMLKIEGALKSLDGIDQDTVKVSFNSSKVKVDFQEDKVSIDEIEDSIKKLGYEVIKSKVK, encoded by the coding sequence ATGAAATCAGCAACAATCCAATTAGAAACTTTAGCATGTCCATCATGTATGCTAAAAATTGAAGGTGCGCTTAAAAGTTTAGATGGTATAGACCAGGATACAGTAAAAGTATCATTTAACTCAAGCAAAGTGAAAGTGGATTTCCAGGAAGATAAAGTTTCAATCGATGAAATCGAAGATTCAATTAAGAAACTAGGTTATGAGGTTATAAAATCAAAAGTAAAATAA
- a CDS encoding MATE family efflux transporter has translation MVNFKELFAAKDLTEGTPWKRIVEFAIPMLIGNIAQQFYNTADSIIVGRYVGDNALAAVGSASPILNLLLVLFVGISVGAGIMVSQYFGAKDREKLSHTIGICISLTAIASIIIMIVGPLVTRPLLNLLNTPNTIIDWCTGYLNIFFIGIAGFAYYNIFAGVLRGLGDSLSALIFLLISTALNVGFDLLFVAKFNMGVPGVALATVIAQGVSAILCLLKLLRMKNNFDVGLKMLRLNKEYSLKLIKLGLPSGLTQAIFSLAMIVVQSLTNSFGEMVIACNVIVMRVDGFAMMPNFSFGNAMTTYAGQNIGAKKMDRVDKGTKQGTMIAVGVSTIITITILVFGRYLMGIFTDTKELVDLAMHMMKILAVGYIAMAITQCLSGVMRGAGDTMTPMWISLITTVILRVPVAYTIAYFTRSAAYPTGRPESTFISLLVSWTMGAIITTIFFKRGKWRKKSLVTPK, from the coding sequence ATGGTAAATTTTAAGGAACTATTTGCAGCTAAAGATTTAACTGAAGGTACTCCATGGAAACGAATCGTAGAATTTGCTATTCCAATGCTAATTGGAAATATAGCTCAACAGTTTTATAACACAGCTGATTCTATTATCGTAGGTAGATATGTAGGAGACAATGCTCTCGCTGCCGTAGGGAGTGCATCTCCTATATTAAACTTATTACTCGTACTCTTTGTGGGGATTTCTGTAGGTGCGGGTATAATGGTATCTCAGTATTTCGGAGCAAAGGACCGTGAAAAGCTTTCTCATACTATTGGTATATGTATATCTCTTACTGCAATAGCCTCAATAATAATTATGATAGTCGGTCCTCTAGTAACTAGACCTTTGCTTAATCTTCTTAACACACCAAACACTATTATAGATTGGTGTACAGGTTATCTTAATATTTTCTTTATAGGAATTGCAGGATTTGCCTATTATAATATCTTTGCTGGTGTACTGCGTGGACTCGGTGACTCATTATCAGCACTTATATTTCTACTTATTTCAACAGCTTTGAATGTGGGATTTGATCTATTGTTTGTGGCAAAGTTCAATATGGGTGTTCCAGGTGTAGCACTTGCAACTGTAATAGCTCAGGGAGTATCAGCAATACTTTGTCTACTTAAGCTATTGAGGATGAAAAATAACTTTGATGTTGGCTTGAAAATGTTGAGATTAAATAAGGAATACTCTCTTAAGTTAATAAAGCTTGGTTTACCTTCAGGTTTGACTCAAGCAATATTTTCTCTTGCAATGATTGTTGTACAATCTCTAACTAATAGCTTTGGAGAAATGGTTATAGCTTGCAATGTTATAGTTATGCGTGTAGATGGGTTTGCTATGATGCCAAACTTTTCTTTTGGAAATGCAATGACAACATATGCAGGACAAAACATAGGAGCTAAGAAAATGGATAGAGTTGATAAGGGAACTAAGCAGGGCACAATGATTGCAGTTGGAGTATCAACGATAATTACTATAACTATTTTAGTTTTTGGCAGGTACCTCATGGGAATTTTTACTGACACAAAGGAACTTGTTGACTTAGCTATGCATATGATGAAAATTCTTGCTGTAGGTTATATTGCAATGGCAATAACACAGTGTTTATCTGGGGTTATGCGCGGTGCAGGAGATACTATGACACCAATGTGGATTTCACTTATTACTACTGTTATATTGCGTGTACCAGTTGCTTATACTATTGCTTATTTTACAAGAAGTGCAGCCTATCCTACAGGCAGACCTGAATCTACTTTTATTTCCCTACTTGTATCTTGGACAATGGGGGCTATAATAACTACAATTTTCTTTAAGAGAGGTAAGTGGCGTAAGAAAAGTTTAGTAACTCCAAAGTAA
- a CDS encoding protein adenylyltransferase SelO, translated as MIDGKTIQKIGWNLDNSYSLLPEKFYTRTNPTPVSSPKLAILNHGLATKLGLDPSALKNNEGIEILAGNQIPEDAFPIAQAYAGHQFGHFTMLGDGRAVLLGEQITPQGERFDIQLKGSGRTPYSRGGDGRAVLGPMLREYIISEAMYALGVPTTRSLAVVTTGDMVMRETALPGAILTRVAASHIRVGTFEFIAEWGTSEELKILADYTIRRHYPEIEAEENKYLSLLQEVIKRQASLIAKWQLVGFVHGVMNTDNMTISGETIDYGPCAFMDVYNPATVFSSIDIYGRYAYGNQPDIAAWNLARFAEALLPLIHSNQDKAIKFAEKAVSSFYELYYNSWLTGMRAKLGIFNEETEDESLIENLLNLMQKYNADYTNTFRALTLDKLCDMVLFDTVEFANWYKMWQKRLSRQEENSPHQSMRKINPAVIPRNHRVEEALDAVTKQRDYSVMGILLNVLSNPFAYSSEQNQYTTLPEPSAKPYRTFCGT; from the coding sequence ATGATAGATGGTAAAACAATACAGAAAATAGGATGGAATTTAGATAATAGTTATTCTTTACTACCAGAAAAATTTTATACAAGAACCAATCCAACTCCTGTAAGTTCACCAAAGCTAGCAATTTTAAATCATGGATTGGCAACAAAGCTGGGTCTAGACCCTTCGGCACTGAAAAATAATGAGGGCATAGAAATACTTGCTGGAAATCAGATTCCTGAAGATGCCTTTCCTATTGCACAAGCGTACGCAGGTCACCAATTTGGTCATTTTACAATGTTAGGAGACGGGAGGGCAGTTTTACTAGGTGAACAAATAACGCCACAAGGAGAAAGGTTTGATATTCAACTTAAGGGTTCTGGCAGGACTCCATATTCAAGAGGAGGAGATGGAAGGGCAGTACTTGGTCCAATGCTCCGTGAATACATTATAAGTGAGGCCATGTATGCATTAGGAGTTCCAACAACTCGCAGCTTAGCTGTGGTGACAACAGGTGATATGGTAATGCGTGAAACAGCATTACCTGGTGCAATTCTAACTCGTGTGGCGGCTAGTCATATCCGTGTAGGTACCTTTGAATTTATTGCAGAATGGGGAACAAGTGAGGAATTAAAGATTCTAGCTGACTATACTATAAGACGACATTATCCCGAAATAGAAGCAGAAGAAAACAAGTATCTTTCCTTACTTCAAGAAGTTATCAAGCGTCAGGCTTCGCTTATAGCTAAATGGCAGCTCGTAGGATTTGTTCACGGAGTAATGAATACTGACAATATGACTATTAGTGGAGAAACTATTGATTATGGACCTTGTGCCTTCATGGATGTATATAATCCAGCAACTGTTTTTAGTTCAATTGATATCTATGGTCGTTATGCCTATGGCAATCAGCCTGATATAGCTGCATGGAATCTAGCAAGATTTGCAGAGGCGCTATTGCCACTAATCCACTCGAATCAGGATAAAGCTATTAAATTTGCTGAGAAAGCAGTATCAAGCTTTTATGAGCTATATTACAATAGTTGGCTTACGGGAATGAGAGCAAAGCTAGGAATATTTAATGAAGAAACAGAGGATGAATCACTTATTGAAAATCTTTTAAATCTTATGCAAAAATATAATGCAGATTACACTAATACATTTCGTGCATTAACCTTAGATAAGCTGTGTGACATGGTTCTATTTGACACAGTAGAATTTGCTAATTGGTATAAAATGTGGCAAAAGAGATTAAGTAGACAAGAGGAAAATTCACCACATCAATCGATGCGTAAAATCAATCCTGCTGTTATTCCTAGAAATCACAGAGTAGAAGAGGCATTAGATGCAGTAACTAAGCAGAGGGACTATAGCGTAATGGGAATACTTTTGAATGTTCTTTCTAATCCTTTTGCTTATTCTAGTGAACAGAATCAATATACTACTTTACCTGAACCATCTGCAAAACCCTATAGAACATTTTGTGGGACTTAA
- a CDS encoding ferritin family protein has protein sequence MSKNKTLENLMAAFAGESQANRKYTAYAKKAEAEGKTNAAKLFRAASDAEAIHAQKHLEVAEKILSTSENLKDAENGEKYEFESMYPEFLKVAEEEGNKAAIRTFTFAMEAEKVHAKLYREALENIDATEEIFYYLCPVCGNIEKYVPEKCSICGVAGSKFIKY, from the coding sequence ATGTCAAAAAACAAAACACTTGAAAATTTAATGGCTGCATTTGCTGGTGAGTCCCAAGCTAACAGAAAATACACTGCTTATGCTAAGAAAGCAGAAGCTGAAGGAAAAACTAACGCAGCAAAGCTATTTAGAGCAGCTTCAGATGCTGAGGCAATACATGCTCAAAAACACTTAGAAGTAGCAGAAAAAATCTTATCAACTTCAGAAAATCTTAAAGATGCAGAAAATGGCGAAAAATACGAATTCGAGAGTATGTATCCAGAATTCTTAAAAGTTGCTGAAGAAGAAGGAAATAAGGCAGCAATTAGAACATTTACTTTTGCCATGGAAGCTGAAAAAGTTCATGCTAAGCTTTATAGAGAAGCATTAGAAAATATTGATGCAACAGAAGAAATTTTCTATTATTTATGCCCTGTATGTGGAAACATTGAAAAATATGTTCCAGAAAAATGTAGTATTTGTGGTGTAGCAGGTTCAAAATTTATTAAATACTAG
- a CDS encoding transcriptional repressor, whose protein sequence is MKKNFEDLSRELKNKSIRLSHQRLKVLEYVANNRCHPTVDQIYSHLHNEIPTLSKTTVYNTLNTLVDAGMVKQITIEDNEARYDIDTESHGHFKCESCGSIYDFEINIDSFDSKDLKGFKIKHKDVYFKGICPKCISHSNDKSN, encoded by the coding sequence ATGAAAAAGAATTTCGAAGATTTATCAAGAGAATTGAAAAATAAAAGTATACGTCTATCACATCAAAGGCTTAAAGTATTAGAGTATGTAGCTAACAATAGATGTCACCCTACTGTAGATCAAATATACAGCCATTTACATAATGAAATACCTACCCTATCAAAAACTACTGTATATAATACATTAAATACTTTAGTAGATGCTGGTATGGTAAAACAAATAACTATAGAGGATAATGAGGCTAGATACGACATAGATACAGAAAGTCATGGTCATTTTAAATGCGAATCCTGTGGCTCTATATATGATTTTGAAATAAATATAGATTCTTTTGATTCTAAGGATTTAAAAGGCTTTAAAATCAAACATAAAGATGTGTATTTTAAAGGTATTTGTCCTAAATGTATTAGTCATAGTAATGATAAATCTAACTAA
- a CDS encoding ABC transporter permease, producing MQVYKAFFKIILKNLSQIIIYFVVFIGITTILASSSPNTVATDFTEAKVNIVLINHDTNSKLVEGLRKHLSQNANIKDIPDDTQKLQDALFFREVEYILRIPMGFTEGLLSEKHIQIEKTVVPNSTSGIYIDNIINKYLNTVRTYNNSIEDLTEEELISYVEKDLSKKTDVKIKSSVEETFLIEKRAHFFNYMAYTLFSVLILGVSSVMIVFNDTELKRRNLCSPIQLKAMSFQLILGNITYAVIAWFTLILMSFIMYGSYMFTAKGLLLILNSFIFTLAVLSISFLIGNSIKSKNAMSAAANVFSLGSCFISGVFVPQDLMSNTVLKIASFTPNYWFVKANNSISGLNNINMTNLKPIFMNMLIVIGFALAMLAVSLVVIKQKRVSN from the coding sequence ATGCAAGTCTATAAAGCCTTTTTCAAGATAATTCTTAAGAATTTAAGTCAAATAATAATTTACTTTGTAGTCTTTATAGGCATCACGACAATACTTGCGAGTTCTAGTCCTAATACTGTAGCTACAGACTTTACTGAAGCAAAAGTCAATATAGTATTAATAAATCATGACACTAATTCAAAATTAGTTGAAGGTTTGAGAAAGCATCTCAGTCAAAATGCAAACATTAAAGATATACCAGATGATACTCAAAAACTTCAAGATGCTCTGTTTTTTAGAGAGGTAGAATATATATTAAGAATTCCAATGGGATTTACAGAGGGATTGCTAAGTGAAAAGCACATACAAATTGAAAAGACTGTAGTACCTAATTCAACAAGTGGAATATACATTGATAACATAATTAATAAATATTTAAATACAGTCAGAACTTATAATAATAGCATAGAGGATTTAACTGAGGAAGAGCTTATTAGCTATGTTGAAAAAGATCTAAGCAAAAAAACTGATGTTAAGATAAAATCTTCTGTAGAGGAAACTTTTTTGATTGAGAAGCGTGCGCATTTTTTTAACTATATGGCCTATACACTATTTTCAGTATTAATTTTAGGAGTAAGCTCAGTAATGATTGTCTTTAATGATACAGAGTTAAAAAGGCGTAATCTTTGCTCTCCTATACAACTTAAAGCTATGAGTTTTCAACTAATACTAGGGAATATTACTTATGCGGTAATTGCGTGGTTTACATTGATTTTAATGAGCTTCATAATGTATGGAAGCTACATGTTTACTGCTAAAGGCTTGCTTTTAATATTAAACTCATTCATATTTACTTTAGCAGTCTTAAGCATAAGTTTTTTAATCGGAAATTCTATAAAGAGTAAAAATGCCATGTCGGCAGCTGCAAATGTCTTTTCTCTAGGCTCATGTTTTATAAGTGGAGTATTTGTTCCTCAAGATTTGATGAGCAATACAGTGTTAAAAATTGCAAGCTTTACACCAAATTATTGGTTTGTGAAAGCTAATAATAGTATATCTGGCTTGAATAATATTAATATGACAAACCTTAAACCTATATTCATGAACATGCTGATAGTAATAGGCTTTGCTTTAGCTATGTTAGCAGTATCCCTTGTAGTTATAAAGCAAAAGAGAGTAAGTAATTAG
- a CDS encoding sensor histidine kinase: MKRLIDKAIILAVLLAFYVSNTNSPYMIVPILATIICSAIISYFEKQFITIVIFVIYIIASLFIPALLFLVPLLCYDVVLMDPKWLWALSVIPLILNFTEVQPESRLLIAAFILFTYVLKSRTVSLQILEKDYHVLRDNAKEISMQLEKQNKELLEKQDYEINLATLTERNRIARDIHDNVGHLLSRCILQIGALLAINKDDKTKESLVVIKDTLSEAMDSIRDSVHNLHEKAIDLHTEIQKLIENFNFCPISFDYDIESNIKKDIKNCFITITKEALSNIIKHSNATEASITVREHPSLYQLIIKDNGSPCNYNSENGIGIKNITDRVTSLGGNVNISTDKGFRIFISIPKK, encoded by the coding sequence ATGAAGAGATTAATTGATAAAGCTATTATCTTAGCTGTTTTATTGGCTTTTTATGTTTCCAATACAAATAGTCCATATATGATCGTACCAATACTAGCCACCATAATCTGTAGTGCTATAATAAGCTATTTTGAAAAGCAATTTATTACTATTGTTATTTTTGTCATATATATAATTGCTAGCTTGTTTATTCCAGCTTTATTATTCTTAGTCCCATTGCTCTGTTACGATGTAGTACTTATGGATCCTAAGTGGTTATGGGCATTATCAGTTATTCCACTTATTCTTAATTTTACTGAAGTTCAACCTGAATCAAGGCTATTGATAGCAGCTTTTATTCTTTTTACATATGTTCTAAAATCTCGTACCGTTTCACTTCAAATTCTTGAAAAAGATTATCATGTACTCCGAGATAATGCTAAGGAAATATCAATGCAGCTGGAAAAGCAAAATAAGGAACTTCTAGAGAAGCAGGATTATGAAATAAACCTTGCAACATTAACTGAACGGAATAGGATAGCAAGAGATATTCATGACAATGTAGGACATTTACTATCAAGATGTATATTGCAAATCGGTGCACTTCTAGCAATCAATAAGGATGACAAAACAAAAGAAAGTCTAGTAGTTATAAAAGATACCCTTTCTGAGGCAATGGATAGCATACGTGATAGTGTACATAACTTACACGAAAAAGCTATTGATTTACATACAGAGATACAAAAATTAATTGAAAATTTTAATTTTTGTCCTATTAGTTTTGATTATGATATAGAATCAAATATAAAAAAGGATATCAAAAATTGCTTCATTACTATAACAAAGGAAGCCTTATCAAATATTATTAAACATTCTAATGCTACTGAGGCCTCTATAACAGTACGTGAACATCCTTCACTTTATCAATTGATTATAAAAGACAATGGTTCTCCTTGTAACTACAATAGTGAAAATGGCATCGGAATAAAAAATATTACTGATAGGGTCACATCATTAGGTGGCAATGTTAATATTAGCACAGACAAAGGATTTAGAATATTTATTTCAATACCTAAAAAATAA